From Mytilus edulis chromosome 8, xbMytEdul2.2, whole genome shotgun sequence, one genomic window encodes:
- the LOC139485307 gene encoding protein BCAP-like: MSSIIKVVIILCVVEWYFAHETTHEEINLPQVSNELENLKLEMRSMQKYMTEVFRKNELIQLENDKLKKENKVLQNQIGSLETKTIKIERTMNQMKTTFEWTRHLITEKEAAETVNQDKVSRIETLGGINTIQEKSPRLIVPAASQGYPVVGFNAVLTHDVSLGPHQTLVFDTVITNVGQAYEPRDGQFSAPYSGLYLV; the protein is encoded by the exons ATGTCGTCTATTATCAAAGTTGTCATAATTCTTTGTGTAGTTGAATGGTACTTTGCACATGAGACAACACATGAAGAAATTAATTTGCCACAAGTTTCGA ATGAGCTGGAAAACCTCAAACTGGAAATGAGATCTATGCAGAAATATATGACTGAAGTTTTCAGAAAGAACGAGTTAATTCAATTGGAAAATGACAAGCTGAAGAAAGAAAACAAAGTCTTGCAAAACCAAATTGGTTCGCTGGAAACTAAAACCATAAAAATAGAGAGAACAATGAATCAAATGAAGACTACGTTTGAGTGGACAAGACATTTAATAACTGAGAAGGAAGCAGCAGAAACAGTCAACCAGGACAAGGTTTCGAGAATTGAAACTCTTGGTGGGATAAACACAATTCAAGAAAAGAGTCCAAGATTAATAGTGCCCGCTG CCTCCCAAGGGTACCCGGTCGTTGGTTTTAATGCAGTACTTACACATGACGTTAGCCTTGGTCCTCATCAGACTCTCGTATTTGATACAGTAATTACCAATGTTGGACAAGCCTATGAGCCAAGAGATGGACAGTTTTCAGCTCCATATTCCGGTCTGTATCTTGTTTGA